From a region of the Thermosipho melanesiensis BI429 genome:
- a CDS encoding aminopeptidase, whose product MDNLWTIRNTNDVEKFVKNYRNFIDTAVTERLAISFFEEMLKKSGFISLNEYTGVEEKVYYINASKSLIAVRIVSDPKEGFNIIASHVDSPRFDLKPNPLFEDEAIAMLKTHYYGGVKLYQWYNIPLALVGVVFKADGTRIDINIGFDEDDPIFLFADLLPHLDRKDEKLSEKFQGEKMNLVVGSIPLEGEEKDAVKRNVLRILKEKYNIEEEDFISADIEIVPAFKSREVGFDRSMIAAYGQDDRICAFQSVKALIDAENLEKSAAVILFDREEIGSEGNAGAKARFYKKFFRKVLKIKGEKDVEFALDELIENSFVVSADVAALVNPNFKDVHDKLNAPKIGKGVVVVKYTGMRGKAGASEAHAETLLHVRKVLNNANIKWQVGTLGKIGVGGGGTVAKFLAQEGFNVIDMGPGLLSMHSPYEIVSKVDLFETYLAYKELISKR is encoded by the coding sequence ATGGACAATCTTTGGACGATTAGGAATACTAATGATGTGGAAAAGTTTGTAAAAAACTACAGAAATTTTATCGATACAGCGGTAACTGAAAGACTTGCAATATCTTTTTTTGAAGAAATGTTGAAAAAAAGTGGGTTTATCTCTCTTAATGAGTACACTGGAGTTGAAGAAAAAGTCTATTATATTAATGCTAGTAAATCTTTAATTGCGGTAAGAATAGTCAGTGATCCAAAAGAGGGATTTAATATTATAGCCTCACATGTTGACTCTCCAAGATTTGATCTTAAACCTAATCCACTTTTTGAAGATGAAGCTATTGCAATGTTGAAAACTCATTATTATGGAGGAGTTAAGCTATATCAATGGTATAACATACCACTTGCATTGGTTGGAGTAGTATTTAAAGCTGATGGAACAAGAATAGATATAAACATAGGATTTGATGAAGATGATCCGATATTTTTATTTGCGGATTTATTACCACACCTTGATAGAAAAGACGAAAAATTAAGCGAAAAGTTTCAAGGGGAAAAAATGAATTTAGTTGTTGGTTCAATTCCTCTTGAAGGTGAAGAAAAAGATGCGGTAAAGCGAAATGTATTAAGAATTTTAAAGGAGAAATATAATATCGAGGAGGAGGATTTTATTAGTGCTGATATAGAAATTGTACCAGCTTTTAAATCTAGGGAAGTGGGTTTTGATAGAAGTATGATAGCTGCGTATGGTCAAGACGATAGGATTTGTGCATTTCAATCTGTAAAGGCTTTGATTGATGCTGAAAATTTGGAGAAATCAGCTGCAGTAATTTTATTCGATAGAGAGGAAATAGGTAGCGAGGGAAATGCAGGTGCAAAGGCAAGATTTTACAAAAAGTTTTTTAGAAAAGTTTTAAAAATCAAAGGTGAAAAAGATGTAGAATTTGCTTTAGATGAGTTAATAGAAAATTCATTTGTGGTTTCGGCTGATGTTGCAGCACTTGTAAATCCTAATTTCAAGGATGTCCACGATAAATTAAATGCTCCTAAAATAGGAAAAGGGGTAGTTGTAGTAAAATATACTGGTATGCGTGGAAAAGCAGGTGCAAGTGAAGCGCATGCTGAAACATTATTACATGTTAGAAAGGTTTTAAATAACGCAAATATAAAGTGGCAAGTTGGTACTTTAGGAAAAATAGGTGTTGGTGGTGGTGGAACCGTAGCAAAATTTTTAGCCCAGGAAGGATTTAATGTAATTGATATGGGTCCAGGTTTGTTGAGTATGCATTCACCTTATGAAATAGTGTCAAAAGTGGATTTGTTTGAAACGTATCTTGCATACAAAGAATTAATTTCAAAGAGGTGA
- a CDS encoding GGDEF domain-containing protein, with the protein MNIVKFFRNTYNGPEYIVDVDGNLKRMKILDKKSIGSFLELSNYFNLVNYISTFLKPERYEIETEKAVLYFSYSGEESVKLEDLSLDLKKELSVLLLNLVQEIYHIPNLYFPVFSVDDILIKGNSFVIQPPIWTKKKEIPDSKENLFIAPEFIKKKEINEKSSIYVIGKVIEKLGIYELKRIVEEMVVEDFTKRSVHFAMPSVFKSFLELNFVVPTIQRPELNELMNVLNLRESVFIGVVGEQRMGKTTLLNLLQERLVSEGKLVIRATGIAQFVLQLLQIAAGKADEDILSQIENIINNGGKVDTLVPLVGSVIDDLEQLFVLVDDYQEKFDNFKVFLKELFSLNFKVKHKVVAFSTEKFSDFDKVIYLKPFSKGQIEELLTKTFFNLERKEVFSDFLYKVSNGYPGILVEVLRTLVEKGLLRKNVEKDSWECELEKLGDFDFENIFDVFDGLNKEYFEKLKYLSVLGQKFTDDEIELLEGVIGWSFSDIIKVAENKGILYREYSNLRFTLRQYWERLYDTVENKKQLHKKLICQYLKLDFFGVYQKVAWHFRMIGDERKALIYYLKSIKRGLEKYYSPNILREMIAEAEKLLPKNKYLYSLIRYKVEIYYRVFREIDFEIPDKKIFEYWKIAAKYVNQKNKEVVEFFEKDKDRLKGFGKFGTYRRVLLYYYALFNLRMYEKIDILTLEKISKIPEVESKFVLELKVRALILLGSIISNRDRVLAEHYYEEAKTIAKEKGLFHFLPTIYNNLSINIGNLVIANQLYDKAIYYSEIIGLTNLSITSKINKIQSMLYMGDINKFFVELLKLRRILELKDLKFELAETYKLEALYHVYNREFEDGLKDIMVARNILEKLQLGSSYLRLLFLLYVFTEKINYVRNMYNENKDARDLKDWGFSYFVKLVFAENDEDFRKIWEEYRDSEVFLWREEIFAIFGEKIAKVDPEGFFEQLRFFEKNYATQGLKLSLAMLYEGFAKYYKTLGKDYRYGLYISKAYSLYREMGFENYVEILEKKEIFKMNPYFKKSLDLTKVYDNKNLSKELRDYFSKTSFAMGILEELKAIEEIEEPQNIVNYFASKILQILPVNGIEIFVKDVQIGQDFKFSSVENVERRDLIEKNPLRVKISDKIDKYLDYYIYISNEKLNIDDEELSNILEILKIVEFGFITAIKSSLLRLRSFLDPLTKLYTRYYFAEKIDEYFEKAKKFKERLSIIMCDLDHFKKINDKYGHLLGDEVLREIAKILKENVRRNNDIVGRYGGEEFIILLPNSSLNYAKEIAERLRKKIEAIDKFPFKVTMSFGIASYPEVLVKTSDELVGYADDALYKAKELGRNRVIVFEVN; encoded by the coding sequence ATGAATATAGTAAAATTTTTTAGAAACACTTACAATGGACCTGAATACATTGTAGATGTTGATGGCAATTTAAAAAGAATGAAAATATTGGACAAAAAATCGATTGGAAGTTTTTTGGAATTATCCAATTACTTTAATTTGGTGAATTATATAAGCACTTTTTTAAAGCCTGAAAGGTATGAAATTGAAACTGAAAAAGCAGTGCTATATTTTTCGTATAGTGGTGAAGAATCTGTAAAATTGGAAGATCTTTCGTTGGATTTAAAAAAAGAACTTTCTGTTTTATTGTTAAATTTGGTCCAAGAAATTTATCATATTCCAAATTTGTATTTTCCAGTTTTTTCTGTTGATGATATTTTAATAAAAGGTAATTCATTTGTTATTCAACCACCTATTTGGACAAAAAAGAAAGAGATACCTGATAGTAAAGAAAATTTATTTATTGCCCCAGAGTTTATAAAGAAAAAGGAAATAAATGAAAAATCTTCAATTTATGTTATTGGGAAGGTAATTGAAAAATTAGGAATATATGAATTAAAAAGAATAGTTGAAGAAATGGTGGTTGAAGATTTTACAAAAAGAAGTGTTCATTTTGCAATGCCCAGTGTTTTTAAAAGTTTTTTAGAACTAAACTTTGTCGTTCCAACTATTCAACGACCTGAACTTAATGAATTAATGAATGTTTTAAATTTAAGAGAATCAGTTTTTATTGGTGTGGTTGGAGAACAAAGAATGGGTAAAACTACTTTGTTAAATCTACTCCAAGAAAGGCTTGTATCGGAGGGAAAACTTGTAATTAGGGCTACAGGTATAGCTCAATTTGTTTTGCAACTATTACAAATTGCCGCGGGAAAGGCAGATGAGGATATTTTAAGCCAGATAGAAAATATTATTAATAATGGTGGAAAAGTGGATACCTTAGTTCCACTAGTTGGAAGTGTTATTGATGATTTGGAGCAATTATTTGTATTAGTGGATGATTACCAAGAGAAATTTGACAATTTTAAAGTGTTTCTAAAAGAGCTATTTTCACTGAATTTTAAAGTTAAACATAAAGTTGTTGCATTTTCCACTGAAAAATTTAGTGATTTTGATAAAGTTATTTATTTAAAACCGTTTAGTAAAGGTCAAATTGAGGAATTGTTGACAAAAACATTTTTTAATCTGGAAAGAAAAGAAGTTTTTAGTGATTTTCTATACAAAGTTAGTAATGGATATCCTGGTATTTTAGTTGAGGTTTTAAGGACATTAGTAGAAAAAGGCTTATTGAGAAAAAATGTTGAGAAAGATTCTTGGGAATGTGAATTAGAGAAATTAGGAGATTTTGATTTTGAGAATATTTTTGATGTTTTTGATGGGTTGAATAAGGAATATTTTGAAAAGTTGAAGTATTTATCAGTACTTGGGCAAAAATTTACGGATGATGAGATAGAACTTTTGGAAGGTGTAATTGGCTGGAGTTTTTCAGATATAATTAAGGTGGCAGAGAATAAAGGTATATTGTATAGAGAATATTCAAATTTGAGGTTTACGTTGAGACAATATTGGGAAAGATTATACGATACTGTAGAAAATAAAAAGCAATTGCATAAAAAACTTATATGCCAGTATTTAAAACTTGATTTTTTTGGAGTTTATCAGAAAGTTGCATGGCATTTTAGAATGATTGGGGATGAGAGGAAAGCTTTGATATATTATTTGAAATCTATTAAGAGAGGTTTGGAAAAATATTACTCTCCCAACATTTTGCGGGAAATGATTGCTGAAGCTGAAAAATTGCTTCCAAAAAATAAATATTTATATTCACTGATAAGATATAAAGTTGAGATTTATTATAGAGTGTTTAGGGAGATAGATTTTGAGATTCCGGATAAAAAGATATTTGAGTATTGGAAAATTGCAGCAAAATATGTTAATCAAAAAAACAAAGAAGTAGTTGAATTTTTTGAAAAGGATAAAGATAGGTTAAAAGGTTTTGGAAAATTTGGTACATATAGAAGGGTTTTACTCTATTATTATGCCTTATTTAATTTGAGGATGTATGAAAAAATCGATATTTTAACTTTGGAAAAAATTTCTAAGATCCCTGAAGTTGAATCTAAATTTGTTTTAGAGTTAAAAGTTAGAGCGCTGATTTTACTTGGAAGTATAATTTCTAATAGAGATAGGGTTCTAGCAGAACATTATTATGAAGAGGCCAAAACTATTGCGAAAGAAAAGGGGTTATTTCATTTTCTGCCTACTATTTATAATAATTTATCTATTAATATTGGTAATTTAGTTATTGCAAATCAATTATATGATAAAGCGATTTATTATTCTGAAATAATTGGTTTAACTAATTTATCAATCACTTCAAAAATAAATAAAATTCAAAGTATGCTTTATATGGGTGATATAAATAAATTTTTTGTGGAGCTTTTAAAGCTTCGTAGAATTTTGGAATTGAAAGATTTAAAATTTGAACTAGCAGAGACTTATAAATTAGAAGCGTTGTATCATGTTTATAATAGGGAATTTGAAGATGGTTTGAAAGATATAATGGTTGCAAGAAATATTTTGGAAAAATTACAGTTGGGAAGTTCATATTTGCGGTTATTGTTTTTACTTTACGTATTTACGGAAAAAATAAACTATGTAAGGAATATGTACAATGAAAATAAAGATGCTAGAGATTTGAAAGATTGGGGATTTAGCTATTTTGTTAAGTTAGTTTTTGCGGAGAATGATGAAGATTTTAGAAAAATATGGGAAGAATATAGAGATTCTGAGGTTTTTTTATGGCGAGAAGAGATCTTTGCAATTTTTGGTGAAAAGATTGCAAAGGTTGATCCAGAGGGCTTTTTTGAACAACTTAGATTTTTTGAAAAAAATTACGCAACTCAGGGTTTGAAATTATCACTTGCAATGTTATATGAAGGTTTTGCAAAGTACTATAAAACATTAGGAAAAGATTACAGATACGGTTTGTATATTTCAAAGGCTTATTCTCTGTATAGAGAGATGGGATTTGAAAATTATGTGGAAATTTTGGAAAAGAAAGAGATTTTTAAAATGAATCCATACTTTAAGAAATCTTTGGATTTGACAAAGGTGTATGATAATAAGAACTTGTCGAAAGAGTTGCGGGACTATTTTTCAAAGACAAGTTTTGCAATGGGAATATTAGAAGAATTGAAAGCGATAGAAGAAATAGAAGAACCTCAAAATATTGTTAACTACTTTGCAAGTAAAATTTTACAGATCTTACCCGTAAATGGAATAGAGATATTTGTTAAAGATGTACAAATTGGTCAAGATTTCAAATTTTCAAGTGTGGAAAACGTTGAAAGAAGAGATTTAATAGAAAAAAACCCTTTAAGGGTTAAAATTTCAGATAAAATTGACAAATATTTAGATTATTATATATATATTTCAAATGAAAAACTAAATATAGATGATGAGGAATTGTCAAATATATTGGAAATATTAAAAATTGTAGAATTTGGATTTATTACTGCTATAAAATCTTCTTTATTAAGATTGAGGAGTTTTTTGGATCCACTTACAAAGTTGTATACCAGATATTATTTTGCGGAAAAGATAGATGAATATTTTGAAAAAGCGAAAAAATTTAAGGAAAGACTTTCTATTATTATGTGCGACTTGGATCATTTTAAAAAGATAAATGACAAATATGGTCACCTACTTGGAGATGAAGTTTTAAGAGAGATTGCAAAAATTTTGAAAGAAAATGTAAGAAGAAACAACGATATAGTCGGAAGATATGGTGGAGAGGAGTTTATAATACTACTTCCAAATTCTTCTTTAAATTATGCAAAAGAAATTGCAGAAAGATTGAGAAAGAAGATAGAAGCTATTGATAAATTTCCTTTTAAAGTTACAATGAGTTTTGGTATAGCAAGTTATCCAGAAGTTTTGGTTAAAACTTCTGATGAATTGGTTGGTTATGCAGATGATGCTTTGTATAAAGCAAAAGAACTTGGAAGGAATAGGGTGATTGTTTTTGAAGTTAATTGA
- a CDS encoding DUF342 domain-containing protein has protein sequence MLINVKVSEDKMSASVILEKTSDEERITPKDILEALNGEGIVFGINRDVITRICNEPEFNVPIKVVFGKPPGNGIDGSIEFVDFEKSSENKKGKIDFREFPSHRRIIVKKGQKIATIIPPTKGEDGIDVFGNTIPGLDGKEVEIKLGKNVERIDNEIFSKIDGILKVDSETNFIDVEETLEIKGDVDYSVGNIDFPGVVVIKGDVKPGFVVRAKRDIEVNGVIEAATVISLEGSIKANGIKGREKGIVKCKKNLNVKFAENAIIEAETVKFADLLNNCKVKARKSIFSENGKGVIVGGTYLAGFEIIAEEIGTELAIPTHLEVGISPELLEERNLLRTQIMLDKQNAEKLLRILKQYKSLKEKNVEISEDKKKLFLKSSNTLMVIKEQLEKNTVRLHEIEEKIQSTKVNAKIVAKKIIYPGVEVAIQGVKYYINKPMSKVVLKLADEKIVVGGYSE, from the coding sequence ATGTTAATAAATGTGAAAGTATCTGAAGATAAAATGAGTGCAAGTGTGATTTTGGAAAAAACATCTGATGAAGAGAGAATTACTCCAAAAGATATTTTGGAGGCTTTAAATGGCGAAGGGATAGTATTTGGAATAAATCGCGATGTAATAACAAGGATATGTAATGAGCCAGAATTTAATGTTCCAATAAAAGTTGTATTTGGAAAACCACCTGGTAATGGTATAGATGGTTCAATTGAATTTGTGGATTTCGAAAAAAGTAGTGAAAATAAAAAGGGAAAGATAGATTTTAGGGAATTTCCATCACATAGAAGGATTATTGTAAAGAAAGGTCAAAAAATAGCAACTATTATCCCTCCGACAAAAGGGGAAGATGGTATAGATGTTTTTGGCAATACCATTCCTGGACTGGATGGAAAAGAAGTAGAGATAAAACTTGGAAAGAATGTTGAAAGAATAGATAACGAAATATTTTCAAAGATTGATGGAATTTTAAAAGTGGATTCAGAAACAAACTTCATTGATGTAGAAGAAACTTTAGAGATAAAAGGCGATGTTGACTATTCAGTGGGAAATATAGATTTTCCAGGTGTTGTGGTGATAAAAGGTGATGTTAAACCGGGATTTGTAGTAAGAGCGAAAAGAGATATTGAGGTAAATGGTGTCATTGAAGCTGCTACTGTAATTTCTCTTGAGGGAAGTATAAAAGCAAATGGGATAAAAGGTAGGGAGAAAGGGATAGTAAAGTGCAAAAAAAACTTGAATGTAAAATTTGCTGAGAATGCAATTATTGAAGCTGAAACGGTAAAATTCGCTGATTTACTTAATAATTGTAAGGTTAAGGCTAGAAAATCGATATTTTCAGAAAATGGCAAAGGTGTAATTGTTGGTGGAACTTATTTGGCGGGATTTGAGATTATAGCAGAAGAAATTGGTACAGAACTTGCTATTCCTACACATTTAGAGGTTGGAATTTCACCCGAGCTTTTAGAAGAAAGAAATTTATTAAGAACTCAAATTATGCTTGACAAACAAAATGCTGAAAAGTTATTGAGAATCTTAAAGCAATACAAAAGTTTAAAAGAGAAAAATGTTGAAATATCAGAGGATAAGAAAAAACTTTTTCTTAAATCATCAAATACTTTAATGGTAATAAAAGAACAATTAGAGAAAAATACTGTTAGACTTCATGAAATAGAAGAAAAAATACAAAGTACAAAAGTAAATGCAAAAATAGTTGCCAAAAAAATTATATATCCAGGTGTAGAAGTTGCAATTCAGGGAGTAAAGTATTATATTAATAAGCCTATGTCTAAGGTTGTTCTTAAATTAGCTGATGAAAAAATCGTAGTAGGAGGTTATAGCGAATGA
- a CDS encoding PEGA domain-containing protein, with product MKKIILLFLVISYTLFAELVIITEPSAMVYWNGNLIDVVPLNGILKISNITYPGKLKIVKPGYSVYETVVSSDATLNIKLTLPSYVEITTEPEGVKVYINDKFYGLTPAVFEVPSGNLRIFLEKDGYIFKTMDLFVSPSKINKVKVKLKKYVDLKINVKEKVRAIFNGKLVTLPIELKVLPGKYNLELLDSDYVNLNQEVVVPSVENYEYNVDETKFARLYVYGYPENAEVSLENVSKISPASFRVIPGKYSLTIRKDGYRELKSMIVLKSGSNNYVYNLKTKVISKTNEDLLFFLDGMKVSESFVAKRLYFTKIVGQGREWYGFTDGSIEKMPESYSIILGREGSLIYKGIKYDSPVVINAKFSEIITYISETSSNNFTVVGNLIIDDENHCVVNVYSEDSMEVFINDKFFGKTPLYFLILPRGIYRFRFVKDGIIVSEKSIEIKQGILNEVFGGD from the coding sequence ATGAAAAAAATAATTTTGTTATTTTTAGTTATTTCGTATACTTTGTTTGCCGAATTGGTGATTATTACAGAACCTAGTGCTATGGTTTATTGGAATGGAAACTTAATAGATGTTGTGCCACTAAATGGGATATTAAAGATTTCCAATATAACTTATCCAGGAAAGTTAAAAATTGTAAAACCGGGTTATTCGGTTTATGAGACTGTAGTTTCGAGTGATGCGACTTTAAATATAAAATTGACATTACCTTCATACGTTGAGATAACAACCGAGCCTGAAGGAGTAAAGGTGTATATAAACGATAAGTTTTACGGGTTAACCCCTGCAGTATTTGAGGTGCCCTCTGGAAATTTGAGAATTTTTCTTGAAAAAGATGGATATATATTTAAGACAATGGATTTATTCGTAAGCCCTTCTAAAATAAATAAGGTGAAAGTTAAATTGAAAAAATACGTTGATTTAAAGATAAACGTGAAAGAAAAGGTTAGAGCAATATTTAATGGCAAGTTAGTGACTTTACCAATTGAACTAAAGGTTTTACCTGGAAAATATAATTTAGAATTGCTGGATTCGGATTATGTTAATTTAAATCAAGAAGTGGTAGTTCCAAGTGTTGAAAACTATGAGTATAACGTGGATGAAACAAAGTTTGCAAGACTTTATGTTTACGGTTATCCAGAAAACGCAGAGGTAAGTTTAGAAAACGTTTCAAAAATTAGTCCGGCAAGTTTTAGAGTCATTCCAGGAAAATATAGTTTAACTATAAGGAAAGATGGATATAGAGAATTGAAGAGTATGATTGTTTTAAAGTCTGGGAGTAATAACTATGTATATAATTTGAAAACAAAAGTTATTTCTAAAACAAACGAAGATTTGCTGTTTTTCTTGGATGGAATGAAGGTTTCTGAAAGTTTTGTCGCAAAAAGGTTATATTTTACAAAAATTGTTGGACAAGGTAGAGAGTGGTATGGTTTTACAGATGGTTCAATTGAAAAAATGCCGGAGAGTTATAGTATAATTTTAGGTAGAGAAGGTTCGTTGATTTACAAGGGAATAAAATATGATTCACCTGTTGTTATTAATGCAAAATTTAGTGAAATCATAACTTATATTTCTGAAACTTCTTCTAATAACTTTACAGTTGTGGGAAATCTGATAATTGATGATGAAAATCATTGTGTGGTTAATGTTTATTCAGAAGATAGTATGGAAGTTTTTATTAACGATAAATTTTTTGGAAAAACTCCTCTATATTTTTTGATTTTGCCAAGAGGGATTTATAGATTTAGATTTGTAAAGGATGGAATAATAGTTTCTGAAAAAAGTATAGAGATAAAACAAGGTATTTTAAACGAGGTATTTGGAGGGGATTAG
- the murB gene encoding UDP-N-acetylmuramate dehydrogenase, which translates to MKLIDTLLKLGNDVHINEKMKCHVSFKIGGPVRLFIIPYTVDMFLETLNVLDNVKILGNGTNVLPKDEYMDFNVISTEKLTGIFVENDTIICESGLSLKKLCLYAAKEGFSGFENAYGIPGSVGGAAYMNAGAFGWETAEMIEFVDVYDGKKVLRLDRTEMKFSYRNSIFKENEDLIILRVGFRIIKGDSYNIFSRMKQVMIKRVEKQPLEFPSAGSVFKRPRKGFYVGSAIEKIGLKGFRIGGAMISEKHAGFIINYNNAKSSDVKDMIELVKDKIYKNFGVKLETEIEIW; encoded by the coding sequence TTGAAGTTAATTGATACTTTATTGAAATTGGGAAATGATGTTCATATAAATGAAAAAATGAAATGTCATGTGAGTTTTAAAATAGGAGGACCTGTGAGGTTATTTATAATACCGTATACAGTTGATATGTTTTTGGAGACTTTAAATGTTTTGGATAACGTAAAAATCTTAGGAAATGGAACAAATGTGTTACCTAAAGATGAATATATGGACTTTAATGTTATTTCAACTGAAAAACTTACAGGGATTTTTGTGGAGAATGACACGATAATTTGCGAAAGTGGACTCAGTTTAAAAAAGTTATGTTTATATGCGGCAAAAGAAGGTTTTTCAGGTTTTGAAAATGCTTATGGAATCCCCGGGAGTGTTGGTGGAGCCGCCTATATGAATGCCGGAGCCTTTGGATGGGAAACGGCGGAAATGATTGAGTTTGTTGACGTTTATGATGGAAAAAAAGTATTGAGATTAGATAGGACAGAGATGAAATTTTCATATAGAAACAGTATTTTTAAAGAAAACGAAGATTTGATTATTTTAAGAGTTGGATTTCGGATAATAAAAGGAGATAGTTATAATATTTTTTCAAGAATGAAACAGGTAATGATAAAAAGGGTGGAAAAGCAACCTTTGGAGTTTCCAAGTGCTGGAAGTGTTTTTAAAAGGCCAAGAAAAGGTTTTTACGTGGGAAGTGCCATTGAAAAAATAGGTTTAAAAGGTTTTAGAATAGGTGGAGCAATGATTTCAGAAAAACATGCAGGATTTATAATAAATTATAACAACGCAAAATCCTCTGATGTGAAAGATATGATTGAACTTGTAAAGGATAAAATTTATAAAAATTTTGGTGTAAAATTGGAAACTGAGATAGAAATTTGGTAA
- a CDS encoding MarR family winged helix-turn-helix transcriptional regulator codes for MSKKVENLLRDICFRIKVKGREVLKEFPITPAQFDLMQKLYFAGEQTMTELSRMLGIAKSTTTGLVSRLENEGFVERKRRKNDKRIIIVVLTKKGEYVIDKVIFKRIEFVEEVLKDFDNNSKEVLVSLLEKLNNSVKRRGG; via the coding sequence GTGTCAAAAAAGGTTGAAAATTTATTAAGAGATATTTGTTTTAGGATAAAAGTAAAAGGTAGGGAAGTTTTAAAGGAATTTCCAATAACCCCTGCACAGTTTGATCTAATGCAAAAACTTTATTTTGCTGGAGAACAAACCATGACTGAATTAAGCCGAATGTTAGGTATTGCAAAAAGTACTACAACTGGATTAGTATCAAGATTGGAGAATGAAGGTTTTGTGGAAAGAAAAAGAAGAAAAAATGATAAAAGGATTATTATAGTGGTTTTAACAAAAAAAGGTGAATATGTTATTGATAAGGTAATTTTCAAAAGAATAGAATTTGTTGAAGAGGTTTTAAAAGATTTTGATAATAATTCTAAAGAGGTATTAGTTTCACTACTGGAAAAACTTAACAATTCGGTAAAAAGACGTGGGGGATAA
- a CDS encoding S-layer homology domain-containing protein translates to MRKLFFILLLSSVIVFSAEITITDLSPIVPEYSAVEFLVKNQIMELDINGNFKPSLLMTRLDIARILYTVIQKYNLNKLSEIENLLLDINNELKTSKSAITGIDKRVSLLEDEFLDTRDRFDKLEKFVEKASETILSEDRIKKLYEKIDSMENTYAKVDDLNNLSAQISLISEVFNSQIKKFDEKISDIEKISEIEKKLSILNSELDELKTNFLEEQARNLAKFSKLNEQLGNIPTDVTNLNLMISKISSKVNAIETLYTKLQNLKPEDFEKIAKISEMESKVNEMYSILSDLKAFSGDLDTLRQRLEGIDVLTVRNVVNKFGIMENRYRQLEERMQNLEESVSKFGVYNQKIKEIELQLSEIENKKIALDNIDKISSDVEYLKKSKEETEKVLNVMTDKIVENGNKVNSLYIVSIISMIISIVSLVIVFAK, encoded by the coding sequence ATGAGAAAGCTATTTTTTATTTTATTACTTTCAAGTGTAATTGTTTTTTCAGCGGAGATAACTATTACTGATTTGTCACCTATTGTACCTGAATATTCTGCTGTGGAGTTTTTGGTTAAAAACCAAATAATGGAGCTTGATATTAATGGTAACTTCAAACCTTCTTTGCTTATGACAAGATTGGATATTGCAAGGATTTTATATACAGTTATCCAGAAGTACAATTTAAATAAACTTTCAGAAATTGAAAACTTACTTTTGGATATTAATAATGAATTGAAGACTTCAAAAAGTGCTATTACTGGTATAGATAAAAGAGTTTCCTTATTAGAAGATGAATTTTTAGACACTAGAGACAGATTTGATAAGTTGGAAAAATTTGTTGAAAAAGCTTCTGAGACAATTTTATCTGAAGATAGAATAAAAAAACTATATGAGAAAATAGATAGTATGGAGAACACTTACGCAAAAGTGGATGATTTAAATAATTTATCAGCTCAAATTTCTTTAATTTCAGAAGTGTTTAATTCACAAATAAAGAAATTTGACGAAAAAATATCTGATATTGAAAAGATAAGTGAGATTGAAAAAAAATTAAGTATTTTAAATAGTGAACTTGATGAGTTAAAGACAAACTTTTTGGAAGAACAAGCAAGAAATTTGGCTAAATTTTCAAAGTTGAATGAGCAGTTAGGAAATATTCCTACAGATGTGACAAATCTCAATTTAATGATTTCAAAGATATCAAGTAAAGTAAATGCGATTGAAACTCTATATACAAAACTTCAGAATTTAAAACCCGAGGATTTTGAAAAAATAGCGAAGATTTCGGAAATGGAATCGAAAGTAAATGAAATGTATTCCATATTGTCGGATTTGAAGGCATTTTCAGGGGATTTAGATACATTAAGACAGAGGTTGGAAGGAATTGATGTGTTAACAGTAAGAAATGTGGTAAATAAATTTGGAATTATGGAAAATAGATATCGGCAGCTTGAAGAAAGAATGCAAAATTTGGAAGAATCAGTTTCAAAATTTGGAGTGTATAACCAAAAAATAAAGGAAATCGAATTGCAATTATCTGAAATTGAGAATAAAAAGATAGCATTGGATAACATTGATAAGATATCCAGTGATGTCGAATATTTGAAAAAATCAAAAGAAGAAACAGAGAAAGTATTAAATGTAATGACAGATAAGATTGTTGAAAATGGAAATAAGGTTAATTCACTTTATATTGTTTCGATTATTTCAATGATAATTTCAATAGTATCTTTGGTCATTGTTTTTGCAAAATAA